From Streptomyces sp. NBC_00775, one genomic window encodes:
- a CDS encoding N-6 DNA methylase → MQDNATEVTAAGIARLAGVGRAAVSNWRRRHADFPKPVGGTETSPSFALAEVEAWLRNQGKLAEVPLRERVWQQLAGHPEGPVTALVHAGCALLLINDRPTDWLELSAGSDERLAAMLPAALDQVITPRFGPPRERAVNTPTGPELLPSAPLLRGAAELAAELGARQTYEFLLGRHLDNNPRQYTLTPADLATLMAELAGPARTALDPACGTGALLRAVAPRPDQELYGQDSAPELAALSALRLALQGKAAVRTAAGDTLRADAHRTLQADAVLCHPPFNERNWGHDELAYDARWEYGFPARTESELAWVQHALAHLKDGGSAVVLMPPAAASRRSGRRIRADLLRRGALRAVIALPIGAAPPYNIPLHIWVLRRPEKAPAQPELLLVDTGALATDSRGGLDWPAVRTAVLDAWRPFERTGGAREEPGFSRAVPVIELLDDDVDLAPARHLPPAAAGGGSEQLASVRERLGETLRLTADLTPPEAQHAQPARWPLITVGELARGGALLLRTGGIGAPARVPVLTDHDVLAGTAPSGTLPEGEEEAVLVETGDVVVPVLGGGSIARVVDENTAGAALGRNLTLLRPDSAALDPWFLAGFLRGTANNRQASSYASTATRLDVRRLQLPRLPLDEQGRYGARFRALAEFEDALRRAGRLGEQLVRGMYDGLTDGTVAPH, encoded by the coding sequence GTGCAGGACAACGCGACAGAGGTGACCGCTGCCGGGATCGCGCGGCTCGCCGGGGTCGGCCGCGCCGCCGTCAGCAACTGGCGCCGCCGCCACGCCGACTTCCCTAAACCGGTCGGCGGCACCGAGACCAGCCCCTCCTTCGCACTCGCCGAAGTCGAGGCATGGCTGCGCAACCAGGGCAAACTCGCCGAGGTCCCGCTGCGCGAACGCGTCTGGCAGCAACTCGCCGGACACCCCGAGGGCCCCGTCACCGCCCTTGTGCACGCCGGCTGTGCCCTGCTGCTCATCAACGACCGCCCCACCGACTGGCTGGAGCTGAGCGCGGGTTCCGACGAACGCCTCGCCGCGATGCTGCCCGCCGCGCTCGACCAGGTGATCACCCCGCGCTTCGGCCCGCCCCGCGAGCGCGCTGTGAACACCCCGACCGGCCCCGAGCTCCTCCCCTCCGCCCCGCTCCTGCGCGGCGCCGCCGAGCTCGCCGCCGAGCTGGGGGCGCGGCAGACGTACGAGTTCCTGCTGGGGCGGCACCTCGACAACAACCCGCGCCAGTACACGCTCACGCCCGCCGACCTCGCCACGCTGATGGCCGAGCTCGCAGGACCGGCGCGCACGGCGCTCGATCCGGCGTGCGGCACCGGCGCCCTCCTGCGCGCCGTGGCGCCCAGGCCGGACCAGGAGCTGTACGGCCAGGACAGCGCCCCCGAGCTGGCAGCCCTCTCCGCGCTGCGGCTCGCCCTGCAGGGGAAGGCCGCCGTCCGCACCGCCGCCGGGGACACCCTGCGTGCCGACGCGCACCGCACGCTCCAGGCCGACGCCGTGCTGTGCCACCCGCCGTTCAACGAGCGCAACTGGGGGCACGACGAACTCGCCTACGACGCCCGCTGGGAGTACGGCTTCCCGGCCCGTACGGAGTCCGAACTGGCGTGGGTGCAGCATGCGTTGGCCCACCTCAAGGACGGCGGCAGTGCCGTCGTGCTGATGCCTCCGGCCGCCGCCTCGCGCCGCTCGGGCCGCCGGATCCGCGCCGACCTGCTGCGCCGCGGCGCCCTGCGCGCGGTGATCGCCCTGCCGATCGGTGCGGCGCCCCCGTACAACATCCCGCTGCACATCTGGGTGCTGCGCCGTCCCGAGAAGGCGCCCGCGCAGCCCGAGTTGCTGCTCGTCGACACCGGCGCGCTGGCCACCGACAGCCGGGGCGGCCTCGACTGGCCGGCGGTGCGTACCGCGGTCCTCGACGCCTGGCGGCCCTTCGAGCGCACCGGCGGCGCGCGGGAGGAGCCGGGGTTCAGCCGTGCGGTGCCCGTCATCGAACTCCTCGACGACGACGTCGATCTGGCCCCCGCACGCCATCTGCCGCCGGCCGCCGCGGGGGGCGGTAGCGAGCAGCTCGCGAGCGTGCGCGAGCGCCTCGGCGAGACCCTGCGCCTGACCGCCGATCTCACGCCCCCCGAGGCGCAGCACGCGCAGCCCGCGCGCTGGCCCCTCATCACCGTCGGCGAACTGGCGCGCGGGGGCGCGCTTTTGCTGCGCACGGGAGGAATTGGCGCCCCCGCGCGCGTGCCGGTGCTCACCGACCACGACGTGCTCGCGGGAACCGCGCCTTCGGGAACCCTCCCCGAAGGGGAGGAGGAAGCCGTGCTGGTCGAGACGGGCGATGTCGTCGTCCCGGTGCTCGGAGGCGGCTCCATCGCGCGCGTGGTCGACGAGAACACGGCGGGCGCCGCCCTGGGGCGCAACCTCACGCTCCTGCGCCCAGATTCCGCCGCGCTAGACCCGTGGTTCCTGGCCGGCTTCCTGCGCGGCACCGCCAACAACCGCCAGGCCAGCAGCTATGCGTCCACCGCCACCCGACTGGACGTGCGCCGTCTCCAACTGCCCCGGCTGCCGCTCGACGAACAGGGCCGCTATGGCGCACGTTTCCGCGCGCTCGCCGAGTTCGAGGACGCGCTCCGGCGCGCGGGCCGGCTCGGCGAACAGCTCGTGCGTGGCATGTACGACGGGCTGACGGACGGGACGGTCGCGCCCCACTGA
- a CDS encoding serine/threonine-protein kinase, which yields MSTLIGQGGMGQVWTAYDQRLDRRVAVKLLRPDKVAGQEADELRRRFVRECRVTAQVDHPGLVTVHDAGSEGEELFLVMQYVDGADLSDHLAEHDPYPWQWAVAVAAQLCAVLSAVHAVPIVHRDLKPRNVMVKQDGTVTVLDLGVASVMDTDTTRLTHTGSPIGSPAYMAPEQAMGGAVGPYTDLYALGVLLHELLSGDVPFSGSTALGVLHRHLYEPPLPVRRLRPEVPPALESLVLRLLSKDPQHRPASAQETYEQLLPLLPARGMPTGAPLDPTRPFLRPHAPWPDRARTPAPQPQPAPAVEKPDVAGAVDEVKRLLGEGRITQAVDILGSILPAAAAEHGEHSPVVRTLRKQYAATLMDDGQYRRALPELRRLADERAAEAGQADPQSLRFRYEAAQCLEQLGEPAAALAEYRALLPYYENQYVAGDPEISLEVRRRIGHLLLALGDRGAAHDTLARLLHDVERLRGPGHPMAAEIRRTLQWLGQVRG from the coding sequence CTGTCCACGCTCATCGGGCAGGGCGGCATGGGCCAGGTCTGGACGGCCTACGACCAGCGCCTCGACCGGCGTGTCGCCGTCAAGCTCCTTCGCCCCGACAAGGTCGCGGGCCAGGAGGCCGACGAGCTGCGCCGCCGCTTCGTGCGCGAGTGCCGGGTCACCGCACAGGTCGACCACCCCGGCCTGGTCACGGTCCACGACGCGGGCAGCGAGGGCGAGGAGCTGTTCCTCGTCATGCAGTACGTCGACGGGGCCGACCTCTCCGACCACCTCGCCGAACACGACCCGTACCCCTGGCAGTGGGCGGTCGCGGTCGCCGCGCAACTGTGCGCCGTGCTGAGCGCCGTGCACGCCGTGCCGATCGTCCACCGCGACCTCAAGCCGCGGAACGTGATGGTCAAGCAGGACGGCACGGTCACCGTCCTCGACCTCGGCGTCGCCTCCGTCATGGACACGGACACGACCCGGCTCACCCACACCGGTTCGCCCATCGGCTCACCCGCCTACATGGCCCCCGAGCAGGCCATGGGCGGCGCGGTCGGCCCGTACACCGACCTGTACGCACTCGGCGTGCTGCTGCACGAACTCCTCAGCGGAGACGTGCCGTTCTCCGGCTCGACGGCGCTCGGCGTGCTGCACCGCCACCTCTACGAGCCGCCGCTCCCGGTGCGCCGTCTGCGCCCCGAGGTACCGCCCGCGCTGGAGAGTCTCGTCCTGCGCCTGCTGTCCAAGGACCCGCAGCACCGGCCTGCGTCCGCGCAGGAGACGTACGAGCAACTGCTCCCGCTGCTTCCGGCGCGCGGCATGCCCACGGGCGCCCCACTGGATCCCACGCGCCCCTTCCTGCGCCCGCACGCCCCGTGGCCGGACCGGGCGCGCACACCGGCGCCCCAACCGCAGCCCGCGCCCGCCGTGGAGAAACCCGATGTCGCGGGCGCCGTCGACGAGGTCAAGCGGCTGCTCGGCGAGGGCCGCATCACGCAGGCCGTCGACATCCTCGGCTCGATCCTCCCGGCGGCCGCCGCCGAGCACGGGGAGCACTCGCCCGTTGTGCGCACCCTGCGCAAGCAGTACGCCGCCACGCTCATGGACGACGGACAGTACCGGCGCGCGCTGCCCGAGCTGCGCCGTCTCGCCGACGAACGCGCCGCCGAGGCAGGCCAGGCCGACCCGCAGTCCCTGCGCTTCCGTTACGAGGCCGCCCAGTGCCTGGAGCAACTCGGCGAACCCGCCGCGGCGCTCGCGGAGTACCGCGCGCTGCTGCCGTACTACGAGAACCAGTACGTCGCCGGAGACCCCGAGATCTCCCTGGAAGTCCGCCGCCGTATCGGTCACTTGCTGCTCGCCCTCGGCGACCGCGGAGCCGCCCACGACACGCTGGCCCGGCTGCTGCACGACGTGGAACGGCTGCGCGGACCCGGGCACCCGATGGCGGCGGAGATCCGGCGGACGCTGCAATGGCTGGGGCAGGTGCGGGGCTGA
- a CDS encoding glycoside hydrolase domain-containing protein — MSSHRHSKKRRYVTWAAAGAAVVAGAGIAAQTSMAATTWPAQRTFTGRAFDTCAAPSLSAMKAWNTGFYGAAAVYVGGKNRGCSQPNLTASWVKSVSAAGWKLIPLYVGAQPSCQTGSSPEKLTASTAASLGATDGADAVAKASALGMKAGSPVYLDMEAYDTTDTACNNAVLTYVRAFDKALHAKTYRTGFYGFTSSSAKAIATATDKTDLPGNLWYALWDKTNTTTTDWPWGSTQFTPHSRAHQYMVNSKETRGGYTITVDRDAWDAPVAITG, encoded by the coding sequence ATGTCCAGCCATCGGCATTCCAAGAAGCGCAGATACGTGACATGGGCCGCGGCCGGCGCCGCCGTGGTCGCCGGAGCCGGGATCGCCGCGCAGACCTCGATGGCCGCCACCACGTGGCCCGCGCAGCGGACGTTCACCGGGCGCGCCTTCGACACCTGCGCCGCGCCCTCGCTGTCCGCGATGAAGGCCTGGAACACCGGCTTCTACGGCGCCGCCGCCGTCTACGTCGGCGGCAAGAACCGCGGCTGCAGCCAGCCCAACCTGACCGCCTCCTGGGTGAAGTCGGTGAGCGCGGCCGGCTGGAAACTCATCCCGCTGTACGTCGGCGCCCAGCCGTCCTGCCAGACCGGGTCCAGCCCCGAGAAGCTCACCGCCTCCACCGCCGCCTCGCTCGGCGCCACCGACGGCGCGGACGCGGTCGCCAAGGCCTCCGCGCTCGGCATGAAGGCCGGCAGCCCGGTCTACCTGGACATGGAGGCGTACGACACCACCGACACGGCCTGCAACAACGCCGTGCTGACGTATGTGCGGGCCTTCGACAAGGCCCTGCACGCCAAGACGTACCGCACCGGGTTCTACGGCTTCACCAGCTCCAGCGCCAAGGCCATCGCGACCGCGACCGACAAGACGGACCTGCCGGGCAACCTCTGGTACGCGCTGTGGGACAAGACGAACACCACGACCACGGACTGGCCGTGGGGCTCCACCCAGTTCACCCCGCACAGCCGCGCCCACCAGTACATGGTGAACAGCAAGGAGACCCGCGGCGGTTACACGATCACCGTGGACCGGGACGCGTGGGACGCGCCGGTGGCGATCACGGGCTGA
- a CDS encoding SurA N-terminal domain-containing protein: MHRRRRTALVLSAAIVAAAPLLTACGGEAHPGAAAVVGGQRITVAQLESRVNEVRAAQRAATKDDAQYEQAIAKTGSLTRDTLHGMVLDRVLDRAAKNAGVTVTRKDTQQMRTALEQQAGGAKALETAWLQNYGVAPTRLDGSLRTEIEAQKLAATLGADMNTTEGKTTFWTAMSAASKELHVDLNPRYGAWDVQKSSRVDAKTPWLREVTAAATQQTT, translated from the coding sequence TTGCACCGCCGCCGTCGCACCGCGCTCGTCCTCTCCGCCGCGATCGTCGCCGCGGCCCCCCTTCTCACCGCATGCGGCGGCGAGGCGCATCCAGGCGCCGCGGCCGTCGTCGGCGGTCAGCGGATCACGGTCGCGCAGCTGGAGAGCCGGGTGAACGAGGTGCGTGCGGCGCAGCGGGCCGCCACCAAGGACGACGCCCAGTACGAGCAGGCCATCGCCAAGACCGGCAGCCTCACCCGCGACACCCTGCACGGCATGGTCCTCGACCGCGTCCTGGACCGGGCCGCGAAGAACGCGGGCGTGACCGTGACCCGCAAGGACACCCAGCAGATGCGGACGGCCCTCGAACAGCAGGCGGGCGGCGCGAAGGCGCTGGAAACGGCCTGGCTGCAGAACTACGGAGTGGCGCCGACGCGTCTCGACGGCAGCCTCCGCACCGAGATCGAGGCCCAGAAGCTGGCCGCCACGCTCGGCGCCGACATGAACACCACCGAGGGCAAGACCACGTTCTGGACCGCGATGTCCGCCGCCTCCAAGGAACTCCACGTCGACCTGAACCCGCGCTACGGCGCCTGGGACGTGCAGAAGAGCAGCCGCGTCGACGCCAAGACACCGTGGCTGCGGGAAGTCACCGCGGCGGCGACACAGCAGACGACATAA
- a CDS encoding nucleoside triphosphate pyrophosphohydrolase, whose amino-acid sequence MNATSSFDGDPTTTGPDGDPTATDPGRIVLLTTSHRVAPGLLSWPAWQALRDADQVLCADGAHPQLPYLREAGITVDEASPSAQELVDACAGGRTLVVVATGEGEPRLTDGLARLAGSGRIQMPDLELLPASYDLPGARLLDLVQVMDRIRVECPWSSQQTHKGLAKYGIEEAYELVEAIEEGDRDELREELGDVLLQVVFHARIAEEDEEAPFSIDDVAGAIVAKLIHRHPHVFGEETATTPEEVKEHWLRTKAEEKQRTSVTEGIPLGQPGLALAAKLASRVRTAGLEVPLPTGEGVGYELLAIAARAEAEGVDPEAALRAAGRAYRDAIRAEEGIAEEGAAELDAED is encoded by the coding sequence GTGAACGCAACCAGCAGCTTCGACGGCGACCCGACCACGACCGGCCCCGACGGCGACCCGACCGCCACCGACCCCGGCCGTATCGTCCTGCTCACCACCAGCCACCGCGTCGCACCCGGGCTGCTGTCCTGGCCCGCCTGGCAGGCGCTCCGCGACGCCGACCAGGTCCTGTGCGCGGACGGCGCACACCCGCAGCTGCCGTACCTGCGCGAGGCCGGCATCACCGTCGACGAGGCGTCCCCGTCCGCCCAGGAGCTGGTCGACGCCTGCGCCGGCGGCCGCACCCTGGTCGTCGTCGCCACCGGCGAGGGTGAGCCGCGGCTCACCGACGGCCTGGCCCGCCTGGCCGGCTCCGGCCGCATACAGATGCCGGACCTGGAGCTGCTCCCCGCCTCGTACGACCTGCCGGGCGCCCGCCTCCTCGACCTCGTCCAGGTCATGGACCGCATCCGCGTCGAATGCCCCTGGTCGTCCCAGCAGACCCACAAGGGCCTGGCCAAGTACGGCATCGAGGAGGCGTACGAACTCGTCGAGGCGATCGAGGAGGGTGACCGGGACGAGCTGCGCGAGGAACTCGGCGACGTCCTGCTCCAGGTCGTCTTCCACGCCCGCATCGCCGAGGAGGACGAGGAAGCCCCCTTCTCCATCGACGACGTGGCCGGCGCCATCGTCGCCAAGCTCATCCACCGCCACCCGCACGTCTTCGGCGAAGAGACGGCCACCACCCCCGAGGAGGTCAAGGAGCACTGGCTGCGCACGAAGGCGGAGGAGAAGCAGCGGACGTCCGTCACCGAGGGCATCCCGCTCGGCCAGCCGGGCCTCGCCCTGGCGGCCAAGCTGGCATCGCGAGTGCGTACGGCGGGACTTGAGGTGCCACTTCCGACGGGAGAGGGCGTCGGATACGAACTGCTCGCCATAGCCGCGCGCGCCGAAGCCGAGGGCGTGGACCCGGAGGCGGCACTGCGGGCGGCGGGACGGGCGTACCGGGACGCGATTCGTGCGGAGGAAGGCATCGCGGAGGAGGGCGCTGCGGAGTTGGACGCGGAGGATTGA